From Camelus dromedarius isolate mCamDro1 chromosome 12, mCamDro1.pat, whole genome shotgun sequence, the proteins below share one genomic window:
- the FZD4 gene encoding frizzled-4 yields the protein MAGRGAGLRVLGAPGGVGLSLRLLLLLLVLLGPARGFGDEEERRCDPIRISMCQNLGYNVTKMPNLVGHELQTDAELQLTTFTPLIQYGCSSQLQFFLCSVYVPMCTEKVNIPIGPCGGMCLSVKRRCEPVLKEFGFAWPESLNCSKFPPQNDHNHMCMEGPGDEEVPLPHKTPVQPGEECHSVGTNSDQYIWVKRSLNCVLKCGYDAGLHSRSAKEFTDIWMAVWASLCFISTAFTVLTFLIDSSRFSYPERPIIFLSMCYNIYSIAYIVRLTVGRERISCDFEEAAEPVLIQEGLKNTGCAIIFLLMYFFGMASSIWWVILTLTWFLAAGLKWGHEAIEMHSSYFHIAAWAIPAVKTIVILIMRLVDADELTGLCYVGNQNLDALTGFVVAPLFTYLVIGTLFIAAGLVALFKIRSNLQKDGTKTDKLERLMVKIGVFSVLYTVPATCVIACYFYEISNWALFRYSADDSNMAVEMLKIFMSLLVGITSGMWIWSAKTLHTWQKCSNRLVNSGRVKREKRGNGWVKPGRGSETVV from the exons ATGGCCGGGAGGGGCGCAGGGCTGCGCGTCCTGGGGGCTCCCGGGGGTGTCGGTCTCAGtctgcggctgctgctgctgttgctggtgCTCCTGGGGCCGGCGCGGGGCTTCGGAGACGAGGAGGAGCGGCGCTGCGACCCCATCCGCATCTCCATGTGCCAGAACCTGGGCTACAACGTGACCAAGATGCCCAACCTGGTGGGGCACGAGCTGCAGACGGACGCTGAGCTGCAGCTGACTACTTTCACGCCGCTCATCCAGTACGGTTGCTCCAGCCAGCTGCAG tttttcctttgtTCGGTGTATGTGCCGATGTGCACAGAGAAGGTCAACATCCCGATCGGCCCCTGTGGCGGCATGTGTCTTTCTGTCAAGAGACGCTGCGAGCCTGTCCTGAAGGAATTTGGATTTGCCTGGCCGGAGAGCCTGAACTGCAGCAAGTTCCCCCCACAGAATGACCACAACCACATGTGCATGGAAGGGCCAGGTGATGAGGAGGTGCCCTTACCTCACAAAACCCCCGTCCAGCCCGGGGAAGAGTGCCATTCCGTGGGAACCAATTCTGATCAGTACATCTGGGTGAAGAGGAGCCTGAACTGTGTTCTCAAGTGTGGCTACGATGCTGGCTTACACAGCCGCTCGGCCAAGGAGTTCACCGATATCTGGATGGCCGTGTGGGCCAGCCTGTGCTTCATCTCCACCGCCTTCACTGTGCTCACCTTCCTGATCGATTCTTCCAGGTTTTCCTACCCGGAGCGCCCCATCATATTTCTCAGTATGTGCTATAATATTTATAGCATTGCTTATATTGTCAGGCTGACTGTCGGCCGGGAAAGGATATCCTGCGATTTTGAAGAGGCAGCAGAACCTGTTCTCATCCAAGAAGGACTTAAGAACACAGGATGTGCAATCATTTTCTTGCTGATGTACTTTTTTGGAATGGCCAGTTCCATCTGGTGGGTAATTCTGACACTCACTTGGTTTTTGGCAGCGGGACTCAAATGGGGTCACGAAGCCATTGAAATGCACAGCTCTTATTTCCACATTGCAGCCTGGGCCATCCCTGCAGTGAAGACCATTGTCATCTTGATTATGAGACTGGTGGATGCCGATGAACTGACCGGCCTGTGCTATGTGGGGAACCAAAACTTGGATGCCCTTACGGGTTTTGTGGTGGCTCCCCTCTTCACTTACCTGGTGATCGGAACTTTGTTCATTGCTGCGGGTTTGGTGGCCTTGTTCAAAATTCGGTCGAATCTTCAAAAGGATGGGACAAAGACAGACAAGTTAGAAAGGCTCATGGTTAAGATTGGGGTCTTCTCAGTCCTGTACACAGTGCCCGCAACCTGTGTGATTGCCTGTTATTTCTATGAAATCTCCAACTGGGCGCTCTTTCGGTATTCTGCAGATGATTCCAATATGGCGGTTGAAATGTTGaaaatttttatgtctttgcTGGTAGGCATCACTTCAGGCATGTGGATTTGGTCTGCCAAAACTCTTCACACGTGGCAGAAGTGTTCCAACAGATTGGTGAATTCTGGGAgggtaaagagagaaaagagagggaatgGTTGGGTGAAGCCCGGGAGAGGCAGTGAAACTGTGGTATAA